From Orcinus orca chromosome 3, mOrcOrc1.1, whole genome shotgun sequence, a single genomic window includes:
- the KLHL26 gene encoding kelch-like protein 26 isoform X2: MADKNGALKCTFSAPGHSTSLLQGLAALRAQGQLLDVVLTINQETFHAHKVVLAACSDYFRAMFTGGMRETSQDVIELKGVSARGLQHIIDFAYSAEVTLDLDCVQDVLGAAVFLQMLPVVELCEEFLKAAMSVETCLNIGHMATTFSLASLKESVDTFTFRHFLQIAEEEDFLHLPLERLVFFLKSNRLQSCAEIDLFRVAVRWLQHDPARRLRASHVLCHIRFPLMRSSDLVDSVQTLDIMVEDVLCRQYLLEAFNYQVLPFRQHEMQSPRTAVRSDVPSLVAFGGTPYTDSDRSVSSKVYQLPEPGSRHFRELTEMEVGCSHTCVAVLDNFVYVAGGQHLQYRSGEGAVDSCYRYDPHLNRWLRLQAMQESRIQFQLNVLCGMVYATGGRNRAGSLASVERYCPRRNEWGYACSLKRRTWGHAGASSGGRLYISGGYGISVEDKKALHCYDPEADQWEFKAPMSEPRVLHAMVGAGGRIYALGGRMDHVDRCFDVLAVEYYVPETDQWTSVSPMRAGQSEAGCCLLDRKIYIVGGYNWRLNNVTGIVQVYNTETDEWERDLHFPESFAGIACAPVLLPRARTRR; the protein is encoded by the exons ATGGCCGACAAGAACGGGGCCCTCAAGTGTACCTTCTCAGCCCCGGGCCACAGCACCAGCCTCCTGCAGGGCCTCGCCGCCCTCCGCGCCCAGGGCCAGCTCCTGGATGTCGTGCTCACCATCAACCAAGAGACCTTTCACGCGCACAAGGTGGTCCTGGCCGCCTGCAGCGACTACTTCAG GGCCATGTTCACGGGCGGCATGAGGGAGACGAGCCAGGACGTTATTGAGCTGAAGGGCGTGTCGGCCCGCGGCCTGCAGCACATCATCGACTTTGCCTACAGTGCCGAGGTGACACTGGACCTGGACTGTGTGCAGGACGTGCTGGGTGCAGCCGTGTTCCTGCAGATGCTGCCCGTGGTGGAGCTGTGTGAGGAGTTCCTCAAGGCCGCCATGAGCGTGGAGACCTGCCTCAACATTGGCCACATGGCCACCACCTTCAGCCTGGCCTCGCTCAAGGAATCGGTGGACACCTTCACCTTCCGGCACTTCCTGCAGATTGCCGAGGAGGAGGACTTCCTGCACCTGCCGCTGGAGCGCCTCGTCTTCTTCCTGAAGAGCAACCGGCTGCAGAGCTGCGCCGAGATTGACCTGTTCCGCGTGGCCGTCCGCTGGCTGCAGCACGACCCCGCCCGGCGGCTGCGCGCCAGCCACGTGCTCTGCCACATCCGCTTCCCGCTCATGCGGTCCTCAGACCTGGTGGACAGCGTGCAGACGCTAGACATCATGGTGGAGGATGTGCTGTGCCGCCAGTACCTGCTGGAGGCCTTCAACTACCAGGTGCTCCCCTTCCGGCAGCATGAGATGCAGTCGCCGCGCACAGCCGTGCGCTCGGATGTGCCCTCGCTGGTTGCCTTTGGTGGCACGCCCTACACCGACAGCGACCGCTCGGTCAGCAGCAAGGTGTACCAGCTGCCCGAGCCGGGGTCCCGTCACTTCCGTGAGCTGACGGAGATGGAGGTGGGCTGCAGCCACACGTGCGTAGCCGTGCTGGACAACTTCGTGTACGTGGCCGGGGGTCAGCACCTGCAGTACCGCAGTGGCGAGGGTGCCGTGGACTCCTGCTACCGCTACGACCCCCACCTGAACCGCTGGCTGCGCCTGCAGGCCATGCAGGAGAGCCGAATCCAGTTCCAGTTGAACGTGCTGTGCGGCATGGTATACGCCACAGGTGGCCGCAACCGGGCCGGCAGCCTGGCCTCAGTTGAGAGGTACTGTCCGCGGCGCAATGAGTGGGGCTACGCCTGTTCACTGAAGCGCCGCACGTGGGGCCACGCGGGTGCCTCGTCTGGGGGCCGCCTCTACATCTCGGGCGGCTACGGCATTTCGGTGGAGGACAAGAAGGCCCTGCACTGCTACGACCCCGAGGCCGACCAGTGGGAGTTCAAGGCTCCCATGAGCGAGCCCCGAGTGCTCCACGCCATGGTGGGCGCTGGCGGCCGCATCTACGCCCTCGGTGGCCGCATGGACCACGTTGACCGCTGCTTCGACGTGCTGGCTGTGGAGTACTACGTGCCCGAGACGGACCAGTGGACCAGTGTGAGCCCCATGCGGGCCGGACAGTCAGAGGCCGGCTGCTGCCTGCTGGACAGGAAGATCTACATCGTTGGGGGCTACAACTGGCGTCTCAACAACGTGACAGGCATTGTGCAGGTGTACAACACCGAGACGGATGAGTGGGAGCGCGACCTGCACTTCCCGGAGTCCTTTGCCGGCATCGCCTGTGCCCCCGTCCTGCTGCCCCGGGCCAGGACCAGGAGGTAG
- the KLHL26 gene encoding kelch-like protein 26 isoform X1 yields the protein MAASGGSGGAGGGGFRAGPGPERPNSMADKNGALKCTFSAPGHSTSLLQGLAALRAQGQLLDVVLTINQETFHAHKVVLAACSDYFRAMFTGGMRETSQDVIELKGVSARGLQHIIDFAYSAEVTLDLDCVQDVLGAAVFLQMLPVVELCEEFLKAAMSVETCLNIGHMATTFSLASLKESVDTFTFRHFLQIAEEEDFLHLPLERLVFFLKSNRLQSCAEIDLFRVAVRWLQHDPARRLRASHVLCHIRFPLMRSSDLVDSVQTLDIMVEDVLCRQYLLEAFNYQVLPFRQHEMQSPRTAVRSDVPSLVAFGGTPYTDSDRSVSSKVYQLPEPGSRHFRELTEMEVGCSHTCVAVLDNFVYVAGGQHLQYRSGEGAVDSCYRYDPHLNRWLRLQAMQESRIQFQLNVLCGMVYATGGRNRAGSLASVERYCPRRNEWGYACSLKRRTWGHAGASSGGRLYISGGYGISVEDKKALHCYDPEADQWEFKAPMSEPRVLHAMVGAGGRIYALGGRMDHVDRCFDVLAVEYYVPETDQWTSVSPMRAGQSEAGCCLLDRKIYIVGGYNWRLNNVTGIVQVYNTETDEWERDLHFPESFAGIACAPVLLPRARTRR from the exons ATGGCGGCGTCCGGTGGCAGTGGTGGCGCTGGTGGCGGCGGCTTCCGCGCGGGCCCGGGCCCCGAGCGCCCTAACAG CATGGCCGACAAGAACGGGGCCCTCAAGTGTACCTTCTCAGCCCCGGGCCACAGCACCAGCCTCCTGCAGGGCCTCGCCGCCCTCCGCGCCCAGGGCCAGCTCCTGGATGTCGTGCTCACCATCAACCAAGAGACCTTTCACGCGCACAAGGTGGTCCTGGCCGCCTGCAGCGACTACTTCAG GGCCATGTTCACGGGCGGCATGAGGGAGACGAGCCAGGACGTTATTGAGCTGAAGGGCGTGTCGGCCCGCGGCCTGCAGCACATCATCGACTTTGCCTACAGTGCCGAGGTGACACTGGACCTGGACTGTGTGCAGGACGTGCTGGGTGCAGCCGTGTTCCTGCAGATGCTGCCCGTGGTGGAGCTGTGTGAGGAGTTCCTCAAGGCCGCCATGAGCGTGGAGACCTGCCTCAACATTGGCCACATGGCCACCACCTTCAGCCTGGCCTCGCTCAAGGAATCGGTGGACACCTTCACCTTCCGGCACTTCCTGCAGATTGCCGAGGAGGAGGACTTCCTGCACCTGCCGCTGGAGCGCCTCGTCTTCTTCCTGAAGAGCAACCGGCTGCAGAGCTGCGCCGAGATTGACCTGTTCCGCGTGGCCGTCCGCTGGCTGCAGCACGACCCCGCCCGGCGGCTGCGCGCCAGCCACGTGCTCTGCCACATCCGCTTCCCGCTCATGCGGTCCTCAGACCTGGTGGACAGCGTGCAGACGCTAGACATCATGGTGGAGGATGTGCTGTGCCGCCAGTACCTGCTGGAGGCCTTCAACTACCAGGTGCTCCCCTTCCGGCAGCATGAGATGCAGTCGCCGCGCACAGCCGTGCGCTCGGATGTGCCCTCGCTGGTTGCCTTTGGTGGCACGCCCTACACCGACAGCGACCGCTCGGTCAGCAGCAAGGTGTACCAGCTGCCCGAGCCGGGGTCCCGTCACTTCCGTGAGCTGACGGAGATGGAGGTGGGCTGCAGCCACACGTGCGTAGCCGTGCTGGACAACTTCGTGTACGTGGCCGGGGGTCAGCACCTGCAGTACCGCAGTGGCGAGGGTGCCGTGGACTCCTGCTACCGCTACGACCCCCACCTGAACCGCTGGCTGCGCCTGCAGGCCATGCAGGAGAGCCGAATCCAGTTCCAGTTGAACGTGCTGTGCGGCATGGTATACGCCACAGGTGGCCGCAACCGGGCCGGCAGCCTGGCCTCAGTTGAGAGGTACTGTCCGCGGCGCAATGAGTGGGGCTACGCCTGTTCACTGAAGCGCCGCACGTGGGGCCACGCGGGTGCCTCGTCTGGGGGCCGCCTCTACATCTCGGGCGGCTACGGCATTTCGGTGGAGGACAAGAAGGCCCTGCACTGCTACGACCCCGAGGCCGACCAGTGGGAGTTCAAGGCTCCCATGAGCGAGCCCCGAGTGCTCCACGCCATGGTGGGCGCTGGCGGCCGCATCTACGCCCTCGGTGGCCGCATGGACCACGTTGACCGCTGCTTCGACGTGCTGGCTGTGGAGTACTACGTGCCCGAGACGGACCAGTGGACCAGTGTGAGCCCCATGCGGGCCGGACAGTCAGAGGCCGGCTGCTGCCTGCTGGACAGGAAGATCTACATCGTTGGGGGCTACAACTGGCGTCTCAACAACGTGACAGGCATTGTGCAGGTGTACAACACCGAGACGGATGAGTGGGAGCGCGACCTGCACTTCCCGGAGTCCTTTGCCGGCATCGCCTGTGCCCCCGTCCTGCTGCCCCGGGCCAGGACCAGGAGGTAG